One window of Medicago truncatula cultivar Jemalong A17 chromosome 2, MtrunA17r5.0-ANR, whole genome shotgun sequence genomic DNA carries:
- the LOC25480963 gene encoding proton pump-interactor 1 isoform X2: MENKEDNSGHVSKLVHQFYFVKLWPTEPDSISKIRKEENIVMKINQDISEITDKIAKKTCHQRVRRNSVAIKGKILRDFNMALDELNIWNIEVASGGWFGEKLDKNSLNYLKIHGSKSLGEEKQILRDIKIQQKDVASFKSLEVLKETLLRNGGSIFFTRKVKNLEEMIRGNYLNDRQKLVIEIEQFQIQHMERACKYDSLKKSIKHQIKNLNYYKYCSLINKVHQLSEEKDVTLLDEMSSSEVENFTLEWNSSKAFREDYEKKILQSLERRQLSGDGRRRPDKSCSTMHL, from the exons ATGGAGAATAAGGAAGACAATTCAGGGCATGTTTCAAAACTTGTTCATCAATTCTACTTTGTTAAGCTTTGGCCAACAGAACCAGATTCGATCTCTAAAATCAGAAAGGAAGAGAACATAgtaatgaaaataaatcaagaCATTTCTGAAATCACCGACAAAATTGCAAAGAAAACg TGCCATCAAAGGGTACGGAGAAACAGTGTGGCGATTAAAGGGAAAATACTAAGGGATTTTAATATGGCTCTTGATGAATTGAATATCTGGAATATCGAAGTAGCGAGTGGAGGATGGTTTGGTGAAAAGCTTGATAAAAAT TCCTTGAATTATTTGAAGATACATGGGAGCAAGAGTTTGggtgaagaaaaacaaattctGAGAGATATAAAGATTCAACAGAAAGATGTTGCTTCATTCAAGTCTCTGGAAGTGCTTAAGGAAACg TTATTGCGTAACGGGGGTAGTATATTCTTTACTCGGAAAGTTAAAAACTTGGAGGAGATGATTAGAGGGAATTATTTGAATGACCGGCAGAAGCTCGTGATAGAAATTGAACAATTCCAAATCCAACATATGGAAAGAGCTTGCAAGTATGACTCCTTGAAGAAAAGTATAAAACACCAAATCAAG AATCTCAACTATTACAAGTATTGTTCACTTATAAATAAAGTACATCAACTgagtgaagaaaaagatgtaacACTCCTTGATGAGATGTCAAGTTCAGAG GTTGAAAATTTTACGTTAGAATGGAACAGTAGTAAGGCTTTCCGAGAAGATTATGAGAAGAAGATTCTACAATCATTAGAGAGACGACAACTAAGTGGAGATGGGAGAAGAAGACCTGATAAATCTTGCAGTACTATGCATCTGTAA
- the LOC25487679 gene encoding proton pump-interactor BIP131: protein MENKETTSPTKHDERRMAINGDSEHVSRIAQQFYFVKLCPTDPNSISKIKKEENLIKKMNQDICEITESITKKMSKGEYLNSLSKYYPQSDLRNHLASNENIVGDLYMTLDQLNFINKVANGEWFGEKLDKNSLNYFKLHRSKSLAEEKQILRDIKILQKDVASFKSPSHLINSCCLPFYIMKLTYKQGGIEFCWNNENLDHIRKNYSLNDWGNLVIEIEIFKIQHLERVSGNDSVKANISSYESLKKRIEDKIKILCDESLKARREWMECRTKGRHDMKELEAINRELYSLREKLTEKHKKKDEAYQRILKLKKLHHEEILPYDQHCSLINKVHQLAKEKDIAALDKMSRSEVETFMLKWNNNKAFREDYEKKVLQSLERRELSGDGRRRPDKSCSIML, encoded by the exons ATGGAGAATAAGGAAACTACATCACCTACAAAACATGATGAAAGAAGAATGGCTATTAATGGAGATTCAGAGCATGTTTCAAGAATTGCTCAACAATTCTACTTTGTAAAGCTTTGTCCAACAGATCCAAATTCcatctctaaaataaaaaaggaagagaaCTTGATCAAGAAAATGAATCAGGACATTTGTGAAATCACAGAAAGTATCACAAAGAAAAtg TCAAAAGGAGAGTATCTAAATTCTTTGTCGAAATACTATCCACAAAGCGACCTGAGAAACCACTTGGCCAGTAACGAGAATATAGTAGGGGATTTGTATATGACTCTTGATCAATTGAATTTCATAAACAAAGTAGCAAATGGAGAATGGTTCGGGGAAAAGCTTGataaaaat tctttgaattattttaagCTACATAGGAGCAAAAGTTTGGCCGAAGAGAAACAAATTCTGAGGGATATAAAGATTCTGCAGAAAGATGTTGCTTCATTCAAATCACCTTCACATTTAATAAATTCTTGTTGTCTTCCTTTCTATATTATGAAG TTAACCTATAAGCAAGGGGGTATAGAGTTTTGTTGGAATAATGAAAACTTGGATCATATTAGAAAGAATTATAGCTTGAATGATTGGGGGAACCTTGTGatagaaattgaaatattcaaaaTCCAACATCTGGAAAGAGTTTCTGGTAATGATTCTGTGAAGGCAAATATTTCCAGTTATGAATCCTTGAAGAAACGTATAGAAGACAAAATCAAG ATTCTATGTGATGAATCTTTGAAAGCCAGAAGAGAATGGATGGAATGTAGGACCAAAGGTAGACATGATATGAAAGAACTAGAAGCTATAAACAGAGAATTATATTctttgagagaaaaattgaCAGAGAAGCATAAGAAAAAGGATGAAGCATATCAAaggattttgaaattgaaaaaattgcaTCACGAGGAG aTTCTCCCGTATGATCAGCATTGTTCGCTAATAAATAAAGTGCATCAGTTGgctaaagaaaaagatatagcAGCCCTTGATAAGATGTCACGTTCAGAG GTTGAGACGTTTATGTTAAAATGGAATAATAATAAGGCTTTCAGAGAAGATTATGAGAAGAAGGTTCTACAATCATTAGAGAGACGAGAACTAAGTGGAGATGGGCGAAGAAGACCTGATAAATCATGCAGCATTATGCTTTAA
- the LOC120578258 gene encoding NAD(P)H-quinone oxidoreductase subunit 1, chloroplastic yields CYHRLGLSNSLSTVDIVDAQSKYGFWGWNLWRQPIGFIVFLISSLAECERLPFDLPEAEEELVAGYQTEYSGIRFGLFYVASYLNLLISSLFVTVLYLGGSNISIPYIFVSEFFEINKTYGVFGTTIDLFITLAKTYFFLFVSIITRWSLPRLRMDQLLNLGWKFLLPISLGNLLLTTSSQLFSL; encoded by the coding sequence TGTTATCACCGACTAGGATTATCTAACAGTTTAAGTACAGTTGATATAGTTGATGCGCAATCAAAATATGGTTTTTGGGGGTGGAATTTGTGGCGTCAACCTATCggtttcattgtttttctaatttcttcacTAGCAGAATGTGAAAGATTACCTTTTGATTTACcagaagcagaagaagaattAGTAGCGGGTTATCAAACAGAATATTCGGGTATTCGATTTGGTTTATTTTACGTTGCTTCCTATTTAAaccttttaatttcttcattATTTGTAACAGTTCTTTACTTGGGCGGTTCAAATATCTCTATTCCGTACATATTCGTTTCTGAGTTTTTTGAAATCAATAAAACATATGGAGTTTTTGGAACTACAATTGATCTCTTTATTACATTAgctaaaacttattttttcttattcgTTTCTATCATAACAAGATGGTCTTTGCCTAGGCTAAGAATGGATCAATTATTAAATCTTGGATGGAAATTTCTTTTACCTATTTCTCTCGGTAATCTATTATTAACAACTTCGTCTCAATTGTTTTCACTCTAA
- the LOC120578256 gene encoding NAD(P)H-quinone oxidoreductase subunit H, chloroplastic-like, producing the protein MEKIAENRTIIQYLPYVTRWDYLATMFTEAITVNGPEQLGNIQVPKRASYIRVIMLELSRIASHLLWLGPFMADIGAQTPFFYIFRERELIYDLFEAATGMRMMHNYFRIGGVAADLPYGWIDKCFDFCNYFLTRVIEYQKLITRNPIFLERVEAVGVVGREEVINWGLSGPMLRASGIQWDLRKVDNYECYEEFDWEVQWQKEGDSLARYLVRIGEMMESIKIIQQALEGIPGGPYENLEIRSFDREKEPEWNDFEYQFIGKKSSPTFELPKQELYVRVEAPKGELGIFLLGDQNGFPWRWKIRPPGFINLQILPQLVKRMKLADIMTILGSIDIIMGEVDR; encoded by the coding sequence ATGGAAAAAATTGCGGAAAATCGAACAATTATACAATATCTGCCTTATGTAACACGTTGGGATTATTTAGCTACTATGTTCACAGAAGCAATAACCGTAAATGGACCGGAACAATTGGGAAATATTCAAGTACCTAAAAGAGCCAGCTATATACGAGTAATTATGTTGGAATTAAGTCGCATAGCTTCTCATCTACTATGGCTGGGACCTTTTATGGCAGATATTGGTGCACAAACCccctttttctatatttttagagaaagaGAATTAATATATGATCTATTTGAAGCTGCGACAGGTATGAGAATGATGCATAATTATTTTCGTATTGGAGGAGTAGCGGCTGATCTACCTTATGGTTGGATAgataaatgttttgatttttgcaattattttttaacaagggTTATTGAATATCAAAAACTGATTACGCGAAATCCCATTTTTTTAGAACGAGTTGAAGCCGTAGGTGTTGTTGGTAGAGAGGAAGTTATAAATTGGGGGTTATCAGGACCGATGCTTCGGGCTTCCGGAATACAATGGGATCTACGTAAAGTCGATAATTATGAGTGTTACGAGGAATTTGATTGGGAAGTTCAATGGCAAAAAGAAGGAGATTCATTAGCTCGTTATTTAGTTCGAATTGGTGAAATGATGGAATCCATTAAAATTATTCAACAGGCTTTGGAAGGAATTCCAGGTGGGCCATATGAAAATTTAGAAATTCGCTCCTTTGATAGAGAAAAGGAGCCAGAAtggaatgattttgaatatcaATTCATTGGTAAAAAATCGTCTCCGACTTTTGAATTGCCCAAACAAGAACTTTATGTGAGAGTTGAGGCCCCCAAGGGGGAATTAGGAATTTTTCTACTAGGAGATCAGAATGGTTTTCCTTGGAGATGGAAAATTCGTCCACCTGGTTTTATCAATTTGCAAATTCTTCCTCAATTAGTTAAAAGAATGAAATTGGCTGATATTATGACAATACTAGGTAGCATAGATATCATTATGGGAGAAGTTGatcgttga
- the LOC25480963 gene encoding proton pump-interactor BIP131 isoform X1, translated as MENKEDNSGHVSKLVHQFYFVKLWPTEPDSISKIRKEENIVMKINQDISEITDKIAKKTCHQRVRRNSVAIKGKILRDFNMALDELNIWNIEVASGGWFGEKLDKNSLNYLKIHGSKSLGEEKQILRDIKIQQKDVASFKSLEVLKETLLRNGGSIFFTRKVKNLEEMIRGNYLNDRQKLVIEIEQFQIQHMERACKYDSLKKSIKHQIKLLCDDNSLKNKREWMEFGTRSISPGVEAINGKLYSLREKLNQKYNKKYEAKQRILKLKELYHENNLNYYKYCSLINKVHQLSEEKDVTLLDEMSSSEVENFTLEWNSSKAFREDYEKKILQSLERRQLSGDGRRRPDKSCSTMHL; from the exons ATGGAGAATAAGGAAGACAATTCAGGGCATGTTTCAAAACTTGTTCATCAATTCTACTTTGTTAAGCTTTGGCCAACAGAACCAGATTCGATCTCTAAAATCAGAAAGGAAGAGAACATAgtaatgaaaataaatcaagaCATTTCTGAAATCACCGACAAAATTGCAAAGAAAACg TGCCATCAAAGGGTACGGAGAAACAGTGTGGCGATTAAAGGGAAAATACTAAGGGATTTTAATATGGCTCTTGATGAATTGAATATCTGGAATATCGAAGTAGCGAGTGGAGGATGGTTTGGTGAAAAGCTTGATAAAAAT TCCTTGAATTATTTGAAGATACATGGGAGCAAGAGTTTGggtgaagaaaaacaaattctGAGAGATATAAAGATTCAACAGAAAGATGTTGCTTCATTCAAGTCTCTGGAAGTGCTTAAGGAAACg TTATTGCGTAACGGGGGTAGTATATTCTTTACTCGGAAAGTTAAAAACTTGGAGGAGATGATTAGAGGGAATTATTTGAATGACCGGCAGAAGCTCGTGATAGAAATTGAACAATTCCAAATCCAACATATGGAAAGAGCTTGCAAGTATGACTCCTTGAAGAAAAGTATAAAACACCAAATCAAG CTTCTTTGTGATGACAAttctttgaaaaacaaaagagagtGGATGGAATTTGGGACCAGATCAATTAGCCCCGGAGTAGAAGCCATAAACGGAAAATTATATTCattgagagaaaaattgaatcAGAAGTATAACAAAAAGTATGAAGCAAAGCAAaggattttgaaattgaaagagTTGTATCATGAGAAT AATCTCAACTATTACAAGTATTGTTCACTTATAAATAAAGTACATCAACTgagtgaagaaaaagatgtaacACTCCTTGATGAGATGTCAAGTTCAGAG GTTGAAAATTTTACGTTAGAATGGAACAGTAGTAAGGCTTTCCGAGAAGATTATGAGAAGAAGATTCTACAATCATTAGAGAGACGACAACTAAGTGGAGATGGGAGAAGAAGACCTGATAAATCTTGCAGTACTATGCATCTGTAA
- the LOC120578257 gene encoding NAD(P)H-quinone oxidoreductase subunit 1, chloroplastic, with product MIIDTTEVQDINYFSGLESFKEVYGILWILVPILILVLGITISVLAIVWLEREISAGIQQRIGPEYAGPFGILQALADGTKLLFKENLIPSRGDIRLFSIGPSISVISILISYSVIPFSYNFVLSDFNIGVFLWIAISSIAPIGLLMSGYGSNNKYSFLGGLRAAAQSISYEIPLTLCVLSISLRAIR from the coding sequence atgataattGATACAACGGAAGTCCaagatataaattatttttccgGATTGGAATCTTTCAAAGAGGTCTATGGAATTCTATGGATACTTGTACCTATTTTGATTCTTGTATTGGGAATCACAATAAGTGTACTAGCAATTGTATGGTTAGAAAGAGAAATATCTGCAGGGATACAACAGCGTATTGGACCCGAATACGCTGGTCCTTTTGGAATTCTTCAAGCTCTAGCAGACGGAACAAAACTACTATTCAAAGAGAATCTTATTCCATCTAGGGGAGATATTCGTTTATTCAGTATCGGACCATCCATATCAGTAATATCAATTCTAATAAGTTATTCAGTAATTCCCTTTAGCTATAACTTTGTTTTATCTGATTTCAATATCGGTGTTTTTTTATGGATTGCTATTTCGAGTATTGCTCCCATTGGACTTCTTATGTCAGGATATGggtcaaataataaatattcctTTTTGGGTGGTCTACGAGCTGCTGCTCAATCGATTAGTTATGAAATACCATTAACTCTATGTGTCTTATCAATATCTCTACGTGCGATTCGTTGA